A stretch of Lathyrus oleraceus cultivar Zhongwan6 chromosome 6, CAAS_Psat_ZW6_1.0, whole genome shotgun sequence DNA encodes these proteins:
- the LOC127095423 gene encoding uncharacterized protein LOC127095423 gives MDATEQMQNFVNGLRLKTKQLIDTAAGGSTNFTTGTGIKKIIEAIVANEHLELYDRSVSQPEGIIDLKLASQVVKMEDQIAAEVERRLKKMAIDTQTIAQVQQVQPTQTSNCEICGGPHLTAHCVATAQQIEEIKFLRQNNPYSNTYNPGWKNHPNFSWKDQQGNVQNQPQQPYQQHQQQFQQQVPRKADWELSIEKMAAQSSQFQEETRSNLKNTGASIKNLEIQMSQIAQQLAGFQQQGVLPSSTVTNPRENNHVNAVTTRNGKSKEVSEKSSEEEDLSLEVDLEIKENEVANEEVTSDERVVKDKVIDPKPAVKLPFPTRNKKKGKHEKNFEKFLEMFKKLELNIPFLEALEQMPTYTKFMKDIISKKRTIETNPIILMETCSAILQGMKVPVKKKDRGSLTILCAIGDRSFKKALIDLGASVSLMPLSIYKRLGIGKIQDTRMTLQFADHSMKRPYGIVEDVLVKIDKFVFSVDFVILEMPEDEEIPIILGRPFLETGRCLIDIEEGTMTLKVYDEELKIDV, from the coding sequence ATGGATGCAACGGAGCAAATGCAAAATTTTGTAAATGGTCTTCGGctgaagactaagcaactcattgacacagcagctggtggctcaacCAATTTTACAACAGGCACTGGTATTAAAAAGATTATCGAAGCCATTGTAGCTAATGAGCACCTGGAGTTGTATGACCGCAGTGTTAGTCAACCCGAAGggataattgacctgaaattGGCAAGCCAAGtggtgaagatggaagatcaaatagCAGCTGAAGTAGAAAGGAGACTGAAGAAGATGGCTATTGATACCCAAACTATTGCACAAGTTCAACAGGTTCAACCAACTCAAACTAGTAATTGCGAAATTTGTGGAGGACCTCATCTTACCGCACATTGCGTTGCAACCGCACAACAAATTGAGGAGATCAAGTTTCTTAGGCAGAACAACCCTTATTCAAATACATACAATCCgggttggaaaaaccatccaaATTTCTCATGGAAGGATCAACAAGGAAATGTGCAgaaccaaccacaacaaccgtatcaacaacatcaacaacagttTCAGCAACAGGTACCAAGAAAAGCTGATTGGGAGCTTTCCATTGAGAAGATGGCCGCTCAAAGCTCTCAATTTCAAGAAGAGACTCGAAGTAATTTAAAGAACACAGGTGCTTCAATTAAGAATCTTGAAATACAGATGAGTCAGATAGCCCAACAACTAGCGGGTTTTCAACAACAGGGCGTTTTACCAAGTTCTACGGTTACTAATCCAAGAGAAAATAATCATGTGAATGCGGTGACCACAAGGAATGGTAAGTCGAAAGAAGTATCTGAGAAGAGTTCTGAAGAAGAAGACTTATCGCTTGAAGTTGATCTAGagataaaagaaaatgaggttgcAAATGAAGAGGTTACTAGTGATGAAAGAGTGGTCAAAGATAAAGTTATTGATCCAAAACCGGCCGTCAAACTACCATTCccaacaagaaataagaagaaagggaagcatgagaaaaactttgagaagttCTTGGAAATGTTTAAAAAGCTTGAGCTAAACATTCCTTTCTTGGAGGCGCTTGAGCAAATGCCTACCTACAcaaagttcatgaaagacattATCTCGAAGAAGCGGACCATAGAGACTAACCCGATTATTCTAATGGAAACTTGTAGTGCCATTTTGCAAGGTATGAAGGTTCCGGTGAAAAAAAAGGATCGAGGTTCTCTGACTATTCTGTGTGCCATTGGAGATAGATCCTTCAAGAAAGCTCTAATTGATTTGGGAGCGAGTGTAAGTCTTATGCCGCTGTCCATCTATAAGAGGTTGGGGATAGGTAAAATTCAAGATACAAGAATGACACTCCAGTTTGCTGACCACTCTATGAAGAGACCTTATGGGATAGTAGAAGATGTGCTAGTAAAGATCGACAAGTTTGTGTTTTCGGTGGATTTTGTCATTTTggaaatgccggaagatgaagagataccaaTCATTTTGGGGAGACCATTTTTAGAGACCGGGAGATGTTTGATCGACATAGAAGAAGGCACGATGACTTTGAAAGtgtatgatgaagagttaaaaattgatgtGTGA